The sequence cacttctgtatttgatgaatgtatgggttaagtagaaatgaagggaagaagaagaaggttttatagatgagaaaaagaaaatgccatCATATCACGTATATGGAAGCCAGTtggagtctctctctctttctccccttttttttgaaaaaaaaaaacatgtggatgtacaggtagttgtgattgtggctcacatctttccttggttttacgtccaagaacggcttaaacaccctctatgggtcgaggataggcttcccattcaattttcttaaaaactagcaaacagggtctttttttatatagttagaTTCCTAAGACTatgtcgagcatgttctttatggaattgtggccataaatcataaattgcacgatgcacatctccactagggtgtgtctcaagagtcaatagaagattatctaaagaccccttacttaggccatccttaatgaattgtattttatcttcacggtttacagatactattcctaaagaacaacatgtcgcattacaagtccatctggcacatctatgacaaactttcagtcgttttgcacgacgtttctttgtaaaagtgcttttacttgttccaggcatgtgtgaaatgaaagaattggaggactcacctgataaccggacctttgcttcaatcaaccaacgaatatcttcaagaattccatggttcattaacaacctcaatctttcacacctagcacggtaaatttttataatcgcattctgaggcagagcgggaaaatactttttcaatttttcaagagtggtgtccattttcgaCTGAGAATTGGGGGacagattcaaagaaaggagaaagagcaaagaattacacagatatatacacagatattagttatcatgggaaactgaaaaaaccgacttaaaagtcacggagtaccgttatccgccatttgaccgaggtgagagaaactagcaaaacaaaagtcacaccaaaaaggaacacaaaaaaaaaaaaggtgagaaaaacaaaataatcaacctttatctaaaagatcattcaaaccaatggattcattttcaccaggaaactcatcaaagtaagctttcaaacgatgtccatttaccttcaaaacattgttattctttgaattctcaatatcaagggccccataaggatacacatgtttcaaaataaatggaccactccatcttgatcttattttttcaggaaataaatggagtcgagaattataaagcaaaactttttgaccaatatcaactttttgacaattttcacaagtttcgcagaatgcatgcgtgtccttgaacatgatgggccaataaaatcctttttgtaagatttttgcagtcatctttcttgatgagaattgactcccacatgcttcagaatgacaaagtttaatgacactacttacctcattgtcaggaatgcatctttgaaatttttgatcaggacaatatttgaataagttagggtcatcccaataaaatttcttcacttcgttcaaaaactttcctttgtcttcagtactctAGTGAGCTGGAAAATCTGCCgaaacaagaaaattgatatttttagcaaaccaaggcattgaactaagagaaagtaaggatttgtcaggaaagtaatcatcgattggcgGGAtatcagatgtcaaatctgttgtcactcttgaaaAAAGATTAGCATCAACATTTTTGGTGTCTTTTttatccgtgatttcttcctgagaataaatcatttgcaaattttcagattcatccaacttaattttactcaaagtagattcaagttgatcatgaactaattcttcaatatgatctacttcttgtaaatcattatcatctccaggttgcttgcaaatgttgaaaatattcatctccaatgtcatattttcaaaagataacttcatgagtccattcctacaattaatcaatgtattagaagttgcaagaaacggacgccctaaaataacaggaaatgaattacatacttcaacaggttgtgtgtccaagacaataaaatccataagataaatgaatttatcgacttgtactaacacatcttcaattattcttgtaggcacttttacagatctatcagtaagtaaaagagttacagaagttggttgtaactcacctagattgagactctgaaaaactgaatatggaagtaaattcacactagctccaagatcaagtaaggctctttcaattttatgttctccaataaagcaagaaatggtaggacaaccagggtatttatatttcaaagcattattgttctgaagaattgcacttacttgttcggctaaaaaggctttctttttcacattcaattttctcttcacagtgcatagatctttcaaaaatttaacataggaaggtacctgtttaataacatccaacaaaggtatattgatccttacctgtttgaaaattttaaggattttagaattgtgattgactttcctttgtttggtcatggcatgaggaaatggaagtgttggCGGATAATCAGtctttcttcacaatgttcaaattcaaccccttccttacccttagagattgactcatcatctttctcataaggttcaagagtgggtttttcaataaccttaccactgcgaagagtgatgactgatttgacttgatctatATGTTGGCTTCcgaaactacttgcatttgcattgtattgccccttcggattttgctgtggttgagatggaaacttacctttctcttaaaaactgagagcagatgttaactttgcaagagtatctttaaaatctgtcatgccttgagcaagttgagtgttgattgcctcttgcttttcaatgaatacatgcaatgtttcctcaagatttcttctaggaggtggagcataaggaggtgcatatccatgagaattttggaaattatggtgtgcttgaaacggtggttgtgaagtttgtgctttattgttatcactcttccaactaaaatttgggtgatttctctaaccaggattgtatgtttgcgaggatgggttatgattgggcctttggaaactgtttaaagcatgggcttcttcatggaggcattccttgaaagaaggcaaagttggacaatcattggttgcatgtttatttgtttcacagatttcacacacaatgtcttgaacagattttaattgaccactctttttcaattttagtgcctcgacttttctagctaaagatgcaaacttttcttggaggtcatgatcatccctaaggttatacatacctccactagatgtatgaggttgagttttacttggtgcctcataagtgcccgtagtgtcccaattttatgcattttcagctagcaagtctaggtactccattgcttcattaaggtctttatcttcaaaagtttcattgcatatcaattcaaccatttgcctatctttaggtgttaacccttcataaaattgtgaaaccaatctccatgtttcaaaaccatgatgagggcaagtattaagcaagtctcgatacctatcccaacattggtaaaatgtttcacttgatttttgagtgaaagtggtgatttgtcttttgaaagagttggttctatgagatggaaaaaacttctttaaaaattgttgttgcatttcatcccaagcatgaatagatcctagtctcaaattttatagccatgttttagctttatcttttaatgaaaaagaaaaaagctttaatctaatggtgctcatgctacaatttgagtcattataggtattacagacctcctcaaattcccttaaatgcaagtatggattttctagatctaaaccatgaaaagaaggtaaaagttgaataatacctggcttaaaattaaaatgggatgcatcaggagggtaaactatgcatgagggtgcacttgttcttgtgggattcatatggtctctaagtgtcctaacacggttattctcattattctcattatgaagtgactggttatcttcttcggccatattttctgaaaatgatgaggataccctacaaaatctatcacttaatgtacgtgaccaaacactcatgcatgtgtagaaagagaataaaaggaagaagaaaacaaaagaaaaaaaaaacaaaataaaagaaacaaagttagatacaagaaaagtgaaaagagaaaacaaaataaatattataatttgtacaagaatttacctcctcgAAAacagcgccaaaaacttgacacgaccaagagattgatgtcttctcccaaatgcaggagtgtcgaagtaataaataacccggcaagatcagggttgaaccacaaagaggttaattgtataaattataaataacaatagaacaacaacaaaaacaataatataatagtaataataataataataataataataataataataataataataataatacccagtacgtggcgttgttatacctgagaatgatataaaaaatcgggtcacaggtttccaacctatataccgagtttatgaaaagattatataatataaacagaatgtaaataataataataataataataatactagtagtagtagtagtagtagtaatgaaagaagaagatgaagaaattaatgagaactttgagatgaaagattaatgtaaggattaaacaatgataaaaataaatgtcaaggttagaggatccaccaatggtatttcaaacaaatatagtataaactcttattactcaatttggaaaccacacatgaaggaggttccaatcggatgatttgtcattaataactcattataaactattaacatgatcatattaattatcttatttacataacaccaaacttttaaatattatcaggaattcatgatattaactgatgttaacaacaaatcaagtttttttcatagctcaagtgtaggtaataccatacggttgggctatgagagtgccaagcatttgttgtaccaagtgttatacaacacaaatctagattaaccatttaacaagcaaggtattaagaattagtaagataaaaagataagacatattaatattaaacattaaggtccatgttgagtttacactatacttattcttacaccattagtgtaaccttttcatcttgacataataaacttagctaaacataatgaagaagagaaacataaataaacaaaacaaaaacataaataagatacaagttaactaacgaaaggaaaggaaatgaaaagcataaacaagatattaatgaaaggaaaacttaaaaattataaaaaaaatataaagagataaataaagagcatgaatttgatctgaacaaccaagctcccaaatgcatggcaaatgcctcattttataggccaaaattcgaaattattgatttgatgactaattgttgagtgggtgaccaacttttgacttggtgaaaatccttatcttcttgtctgaataaaacaaaactacTACCATCCGAATTGGGTCCtctagaaaacatgaaagttgtaggaaattgactcggctttccagaaaaaaaaaatggaggtcatttgaacttctagaactctagatataggccaaacactgaacagtgttcgggctgcaggacagattcgaacttctccattgttgctataatttggacttgaaaacggccttcttagatcttgatgaaaacatgaaagttgtaggcctatgtcttactgaatctgtgtaaaaacttgagatcatttggacatctagaactcgagatatgacccaattaccgaacagtgttctagtttagactgcaccaacatctcttttctaagtttcaccctctctttatcttcacaaatttcagtagttgaattcatcaatcaatcctttgatttatgtgataggcctgcatttaagatgaacatttaccatatattagggcattttatagtattagacttgttattataaaacatgctttagttaaagagttattgatattttaagtgcaaaatgatgatataaaaccttgataaatatgcacttttaagtactaatcaatgatCGTTGTGCTCAACCATTAGTGATTATCTTTATTTTGGCCCTAACATCATCTCATGGagttcatataaataaaaatcaatacctTGGTCTAGTATACAAGGGGAGTACCATGCCATTACCAACACAACAATTGAGATTATTTAGGTTCGTTCACTACTGTTTGAACTTGGTATCAATCTTAAGCAAGCTCCTACGTTATAGTGTGATAACATTGATGCTACCTATGTTATTGCCAATCTTGTCTTCCAGTTAATGACCAAACACATATCTATTTAGTATCATTTTGTTAGATACTAGGTAGCAACTAACaatctattaattaattttttgtactCCAAAGATCAAATTGTTAATGCTCTGACAAAGCCTTTTCTAGCTACATGTTTCATGTTCTTACGAGACAAGTTGAACGTCCATCTCCTCCTATTCCACTTGCGGAGGCGTATTAGATTAGCtacaaaaaaatcatgcaaataCGAATATAGCAAAATCtgatgaaaataataactttgCATTTAAAACTCAACAATAAGAtttcaactcaaaataaaaggataaggATAAGATTACCtagctttattttaaattattttcggTCGTAATCATGATTTGTTTATATCTACTGCATCATAATATTATGTAAACTCTATAAATATATCTTAATCTCACATTTAAAGTGAAACAAACTAGTTTTTCAAAACTCTTCAAGTGAGATCATAAAATAAGATGCtaagtcaaaaaaaattttcccCATCCTACGCAATTAATTATGCATGTAATATTCGATCTCAAAATATGGAGGATCTGATGAGATCAAATCTGGTTATTTTTAGGAGGATTTTGTTTACTTTGTAAAAAGAAAGCAAGATGGAAAAGAGAATATGGAAATATACTCACTATGGTATGGTAAGTGTTTAACACTCTATATAGAGCGTGAaagttacaaaaatatatataaggacAGTGATCAATCAATTTTGGGACCCCTTTAGGAAGTTGCCGTGAAATTTCCTTCCCCGGAAATATCATACATTGTCATTTATCTTTTCTGCTCTGCAATTTCGTTGCAATTTCCCTCTTCTGAAAGccattttgtcaaaataaatgtGCTGTTTGCTTTCTCCTATCTATATAAACCCTTGCATGCCAGTAGACGTCCTGTAGGTgctttgtaaatatatatatttttcgttTTCACTTCTCTTATGGCGACTGATAGAGTTTCAAAATCATCTAAGTGGTTCACTAACAAGGGTCTGAGGTTAAGTCTCCATCGTCGTAGATCAAAGTCTAGTTCAACATTAAGCTCTCCTAACTCCCTCACGTCCCCACATACACCAAAAAAGGATAGAGCTAGAGAAGATGAGCTAAAAGAAGTTTTTCGTCATTTCGATAGTGATGGTGATGGAAGGATCTCAGCCCTAGAGCTTAGGGCATACTTTAGATCCATAGGGGAGTACATGTCACATGAAGAGGCACAATCAGCGATCAACGATCTTGATGCAGACCAGGACAACATGTTGGACTTCCAAGACTTTTTGAGGCTTATGAAGAGGGAGCCTAATGATTATGATGATGATCTCAAAACGGCCTTTGAGATGTTTGAAATGGAGAAGGGATCGGGGTACATAACACCAAAGGGCCTGCAAAGGATGCTGCATCGACTAGGAGATGCAAAGTCTTATGATGACTGCGTAGCCATGattcatgtttttgatattgatgGTAATGGAGTTCTTGATTTTCATGAGTTTAATCAAATGATGGCTTGATTTGAAATCTGAATTTGTAAATAAtgtctacaaaaataaaataaaattcagttaCCTAGATCTTCATGAATGTTCTCTCTTTTTCCTTGTAATTTGGGAATCCCTTGTTGGCGTGAGTCAAAAGAATAGTGGCCAAACAACCTTAGAGTTATGCCTGTCGCGCAAAGCAGAACCAATCGTGGAAATAAAGGATAAAGTATGTTTGATTttaaccatttattttttaccattttcttatcctatttatttttggtaaagGATCATTTTCTTATTCTAAAGCTCGTTGATAAATCCATTGTGTCTTGAACTTCAAAAATACAGTGGACATTAATCTTCCTCGATCGATGAACCGgcttcatatttttcttatcgTTCCAACTTAATATTCGAGTGAGAAGCAAATTACCAAGAACAAACCCCAAGAGCTTGAAAGATGCTTACCATGCTGGAAATATCATACACAatagctgctgctgctgctgcaccGCGATAGTACATAGGAGCCAAGCTATGGTATCTTTCTTGCCCTGCTGTATCCCATGTATCAAAGGGGCTTTCACAATATTATCTTGATCGtatcttgatttataatttcttgTATATTGTGTTGCTATTGGtacataaaacattaaaaaaaaaaaaaaaaccacttctatattaaataagaatcacataaatttaattcagaAGAATATAGTTCAATTAATCAAACTCtagttttattttctaaaaattatcattttcaatttcataaactattaaaaatttatataattattaattttaaaatttataaaattaattaaaatatatacaaactgtcatgttaataaaaaaacaaatcatgaaagttCATTTTTACAAGTCAAGGATGGATTACATGCTTTGTCTAGTCTTGTCCATGTCCTCGGGTTGATTGCTGAATGTGTCCCTCCCGACTTATGTCATCATAT is a genomic window of Populus alba chromosome 5, ASM523922v2, whole genome shotgun sequence containing:
- the LOC118030030 gene encoding probable calcium-binding protein CML41, with translation MATDRVSKSSKWFTNKGLRLSLHRRRSKSSSTLSSPNSLTSPHTPKKDRAREDELKEVFRHFDSDGDGRISALELRAYFRSIGEYMSHEEAQSAINDLDADQDNMLDFQDFLRLMKREPNDYDDDLKTAFEMFEMEKGSGYITPKGLQRMLHRLGDAKSYDDCVAMIHVFDIDGNGVLDFHEFNQMMA